From the genome of Candidatus Hydrogenedentota bacterium:
GTCGTGGACGACAAGACCTCGGCGCCCATCACGAATGCGTTCGTGCAGTTGAATCCCGGCCCGCCCTTCGCGATCACCCAAAACACGGGCGGCCTGTACGTGTTCGCCTGCGTCAATCCCGGCGCATGCCGCGCAATCGCGAACGCGCCCGATTACCAGACGGGCGAGGCCGATGTGGTAATCCAGGGCGGCGGCGTTTCGACCGTGACCGTCCGGTTGAAGCAGGGCGGCGGTGGCGGCTGTTTCGGCGGTACGCTCGAAAACGCGGCGTCCCCGTGCGGCGGCGATTGGCTTGTCCCCGTTTGTGCATTGATGGGCCTTGCGGCCATGGCCGCCGCGCGCCGCCAGCGCCTTTTCTCTTGTTTTGGCAGAAGCCCGTTGATATAAAAGTGGAGGATTGTTTGCGGTTGTTGCGCATTTTGTGCCTTGTTTCTTGCCGATAAGGAGCCACGTCATGAATGAATCGAAAACCTCCCGCCGTCGTTTTCTTGCCGCCGCCGCGACCGCCGGCGCCTTCACCATCGTGCCCCGGCACGTTCTTGCGCGACCGGGGACCATCCCGCCGAGTGAAAAGATGAACATCGCGGGAATCGGGCTTGGCAACATGGGACCGCACAACCTTGCGGAATGCGAAACCGAAAACATCGTGGCCCTGTGCGATGTGGATCGCGAGTGCGCCGCCAAGGCGATCGCCAAATATCCGAACGCGAAGTTCTACACCGATTTCCGCCAGATGTTCGACAAGGAAAAGAGTCTCGACGGCGTTGTCATCGCCACGCCCGACCATACCCATGCCGTCATCACCATGGCCGCGATTCAGTCGGGCCTGCACGTTTACACGCAGAAACCGCTGACGCACGACATCCACGAGGCGCGCATGGTGGCCAGAGCCGCGAAAGAAGCCGGCATCACGTCGCAAATGGGCAATCAGGGCCACTCGAAGGAAGGCATCCGGTTGATCTGCGAATGGATCTGGGGGGGCGTGATCGGCGACGTCCGTGAAGTGCAGGCGTGGTGCAGCCTGTCCTATTACCCCTTCGGGCACGCGCCTTGGAGTTCGAAATGGGACCATCGTCCGGCGGACACGCCGCCCGTGCCCGATTCGCTCGATTGGGATCTTTGGATCGGTCCGGCTCCGATGCGTCCGTATCATCCCGCCTACCATCCGATGGTCTGGCGGTGCTGGTGGGATTTCGGTTGCGGCATGATGGGCGACCGGGGCGTCCATACGCTCGACTGCGTCTATATGGCGCTCAAACTCGGCGCGCCGGAAACTGTCGAAGCCTCGGTGATGGGTGGCAACGAGGAAACCCATCCGCTCGCGGCCATTGTGACATTTGGATTCGGCGCGCGCCAAAACATGCCGCCCATCAAAATTACATGGTACGAGGGACTCGAACCGCCGCGTCCGCCTGAACTCGA
Proteins encoded in this window:
- a CDS encoding Gfo/Idh/MocA family oxidoreductase — its product is MNESKTSRRRFLAAAATAGAFTIVPRHVLARPGTIPPSEKMNIAGIGLGNMGPHNLAECETENIVALCDVDRECAAKAIAKYPNAKFYTDFRQMFDKEKSLDGVVIATPDHTHAVITMAAIQSGLHVYTQKPLTHDIHEARMVARAAKEAGITSQMGNQGHSKEGIRLICEWIWGGVIGDVREVQAWCSLSYYPFGHAPWSSKWDHRPADTPPVPDSLDWDLWIGPAPMRPYHPAYHPMVWRCWWDFGCGMMGDRGVHTLDCVYMALKLGAPETVEASVMGGNEETHPLAAIVTFGFGARQNMPPIKITWYEGLEPPRPPELEENRKLPPEGGVLFRGDKGTIMCGVYGDSPRLIPESAMQSADLPPKTIPRIQGSHEQNWIQSAKERKPASSDFSYSGPLTEFALLGNLARRFPGRILKWDAPSMQVVNLPEANAWVKRPYRAGWTL